A region from the Panicum hallii strain FIL2 chromosome 1, PHallii_v3.1, whole genome shotgun sequence genome encodes:
- the LOC112894315 gene encoding 4-coumarate--CoA ligase-like 3 — protein MEQLYPPPARATPVDAAAFVLSRLPHHPATAPAFVDAATGGTLSFSALRRAALSLASGLRLGLGLRRGDAVLVLSRNSLLLPQILLGVLAAGAVVVAADPDATPAEIAAAAHASGAVMIVAEPEAAGKVAGVGVPLLLTSQSLDPRTLSAEELIYGGDPTAAEPTTVEPSHDDRAFLAYSSSTSRTTVAMTHADLVAAVAGVGLPPQDDERRVCLASLPMCSAHGLPLIALGLPAARVTTVLVAPPSDPRAAREAVAAHGATDVVAAPEAAAALAGPMALDVGKLSSLRRVMVAPAPFTPEARQEFRRRLPWVDLTELSSGTPAASEQVLLGGAAAAVLMLPQTDAAVIQHNSQPAEQMSATTDEANSPVNRISSEGKTSHIASNSLQSYNSPT, from the exons ATGGAGCAGCTCTACCCGCCGCCGGCCAGGGCCACGCCCGTCGACGCGGCGGCCTTCGTGCTCTCCCGCTTGCCCCACCACCCTGCCACCGCGCCCGCCTTCGTCGACGCCGCCACGGGCGGGACCCTCTCTTTCTCcgcgctccgccgcgccgcgctcTCCCTCGCATCCGGCCTCCGTCTCGGCCTCGGCCTCCGCCGCGGCGACGCCGTCCTCGTCCTGTCACGCAACTCGCTCCTGCTCCCGCAGATACTCCTCGGCGTCCTCGCGGCAGGCGCCGTGGTGgtcgccgccgaccccgacgCCACGCCCGCAGAGatagccgccgccgcgcacgcctCAGGCGCCGTCATGATCGTTGCTGAGCCGGAGGCGGCAGGGAAGGTCGCCGGCGTCGGCGTGCCGCTGCTGCTGACGTCGCAGTCGCTGGACCCCCGGACCCTCTCGGCAGAGGAGCTGATCTATGGCGGTGACCCCACGGCTGCTGAGCCGACCACCGTGGAGCCTTCCCACGACGACCGAGCTTTCCTGGCCTACTCGTCGTCGACGAGCAGGACGACAGTGGCGATGACGCACGCCGACCTCGTAGCCGCCGTGGCAGGGGTTGGCTTGCCGCCACAGGACGACGAGCGCCGGGTTTGCCTCGCGTCTCTCCCGATGTGCAGCGCCCACGGCTTGCCGCTCATCGCCCTGGGGCTCCCCGCTGCCAGAGTGACCACGGTGCTCGTGGCTCCGCCGTCCGATCCGAGGGCGGCGAGGGAGGCCGTGGCCGCGCACGGCGCCACGGACGTCGTGGCGGCGCCTGAGGCGGCGGCAGCTCTCGCCGGTCCCATGGCACTAGACGTGGGCAAGCTCTCCTCGCTTAGGAGGGTGATGGTGGCGCCGGCGCCGTTTACGCCAGAGGCACGCCAGGAGTTCCGCCGGCGGCTGCCGTGGGTCGACCTGACGGAGCTGTCCTCCGGCACACCCGCCGCTTCAGAGCAAGTGCTGCtaggaggagcagcagcagcagttctgaTGCTCCCACAAACTGACGCTGCAGTCATACA GCACAACAGCCAGCCAGCAGAACAAATGTCAGCGACAACAGACGAGGCCAACTCCCCGGTAAATAGAATCTCCTCAGAAGGAAAAACGAGTCATATAGCTAGCAATTCTCTCCAATCATATAACTCACCAACATAG
- the LOC112894324 gene encoding protein BTR1: MEAPGSPYASSPESAPKRAPRSPPQQQQPSEEGDDKEKPTHLRFLVSNTAAGCIIGKGGSTINDFQSQSGARIQLSRSHEFFPGTNDRIIMVSGMFDEVMKAMELILEKLLAEGEEFNEAEARPKVRLVVPNSSCGGIIGKGGSTIKSFIEESHAGIKISPQDNNYAGLHDRLVTVTGTFDNQMNAIDLILKKLSEDVHYPPNLSSPFPYAGLTFPSYPGVPVGYMIPQVPYNNAVNYGPNGYGGRYQNNKPSTPMRSPANNDAQESITIGVADEHIGAVVGRAGRNITEIIQASGARIKISDRGDFMPGTTDRKVTITGTPEAIRTAESMIMQRVSASSER, encoded by the exons atgGAGGCCCCTGGCTCCCCCTacgcctcctcgccggaatcCGCCCCGAAGCGCGCCCCACGCTCccctccgcagcagcagcagccctcCGAGGAAGGAG ATGACAAGGAGAAGCCAACACATTTGAGGTTCCTGGTGTCTAATACTGCAGCAGGATGTATTATTGGCAAGGGTGGATCAACCATCAATGACTTTCAGTCCCAGTCTGGGGCTCGTATTCAGTTATCACGTAGCCATGAGTTCTTCCCTGGTACAAATGACCGTATCATCATGGTTTCTGGAATGTTTGATGAAGTAATGAAGGCCATGGAGCTGATTCTTGAGAAACTTTTGGCTGAG GGTGAAGAATTCAATGAAGCTGAAGCTAGACCTAAAGTTAGACTTGTAGTTCCTAACAGCTCTTGTGGTGGGATTATTGGTAAAGGTGGATCAACAATAAA GTCGTTTATTGAAGAATCGCATGCTGGCATCAAAATTTCGCCGCAGGATAACAACTATGCTGGTTTGCATGACAGGCTTGTTACTGTCACCGGAACTTTTGATAACCAGATGAATGCAATAGATTTGATATTGAAGAAGTTATCTGAGGATGTTCATTACCCTCCTAATTTGAGTTCCCCATTTCCATATGCAG GTCTTACTTTTCCAAGCTACCCTGGTGTTCCTGTTGGTTATATGATTCCACAGGTGCCATATAATAACGCTGTGAACTATGGACCTAATGGATATGGAGGAAGGTACCAAAACAACAAG CCCAGCACACCTATGCGATCGCCTGCTAATAATGATGCCCAAGAATCTATCACCATCGGTGTGGCCGATGAACACATAGGTGCTGTTGTAGGTCGTGCTGGAAGGAACATAACagaaatcattcag GCTAGTGGTGCTAGGATCAAGATATCAGATAGGGGTGACTTCATGCCTGGGACAACTGACAG GAAAGTGACAATTACCGGAACACCGGAAGCTATCCGCACCGCGGAGTCCATGATCATGCAGAGGGTGTCAGCCAGCTCGGAGAGGTGA
- the LOC112894341 gene encoding 50S ribosomal protein L9, chloroplastic, which translates to MASPSTLSLTSAFPFPSPSSSRRLTPSRRATSLVIVAQGKVKKYRQVILTDDIEEVGRKGDTLKVRAGFYRNFLLPKGKATLLTPEVLKEMQLEQERIEAEKKRVKEESQQLARVFETIGAFKIPRKGGKGKQIFGSVTAQDVVDIIKSQLNRDVDKRLVTVPEIREVGEYVAEIKLHPDVTARVRLNVYAK; encoded by the exons ATGGCGTCGCCGTCCACGCTGTCTTTGACGTccgccttccccttcccctccccctcctcctcgcgCCGCCTCACGCCGTCTCGCCGGGCTACGTCTCTGGTCATCGTCGCCCAGGGAAAGGTCAAGAAGTACCGCCAG GTCATACTGACAGACGACATAGAAGAAGTAGGTCGGAAAGGGGATACATTGAAGGTGCGAGCTGGATTCTACCGCAATTTCCTCCTTCCCAAGGGCAAGGCCACGCTTCTAACCCCAGAAGTCCTCAA ggaaatgcaactagaaCAGGAGAGAATAGAAGCTGAGAAGAAGCGG GTCAAAGAAGAGTCACAACAACTTGCTCGAGTTTTTGAAACCATCGGGGCTTTCAAGATTCCACGCAAAggtggaaaaggaaaacaaATCTTTGGAAG CGTCACGGCACAGGATGTTGTTGACATAATAAAGTCACAGCTTAATAG AGATGTCGACAAGAGGCTTGTGACAGTTCCAGAAATCCGTGAAGTCGGAGAGTATGTTGCAGAGATTAAGCTTCACCCGGACGTGACAGCTCGAGTAAGGCTGAATGTCTATGCGAAATGA
- the LOC112894266 gene encoding NAC domain-containing protein 53-like — protein sequence MSSSLSPLDASPAAEVPLAPGFRFHPTDEELVSYYLRRRVLGRRLRVDAIAEVDLYRLEPWDLPSLSRIRSRDAQWYFFARLDRKVAGAGAGGRGGPGNRTNRATPRGYWKTTGKDREVYHRGKAVGMKKTLVFHAGRAPKGERSNWVMHEYRLLDADGPQDLHVVCRIFQKHGSGPQNGAQYGAPYMEEEWEEEDDAIENAPASGTSAGMATNTCTVDEESNEEDENGYCKTNELAQAHGMLSSPEMAPLKDQGSKDTSEGSCADGVISLEEIIQEPLSTINAENIGRSEGQNATDDNFSVDDLLSACPRKDNDYVGQDGTLNGSYPADGDYNTHWPLRAYSNQNYANGTLSAEEFFDTQNDSNGNTYSEYQQADGFPAPHQVDGSMVFYDAPSDYNLVDGNDDFVYLNDLLNEPLGNESLFDGNDMMAYFDATENDFKYDILGSAQGSNYQLADMPSDFAQKGDNKDKFALDGISKPSEANAQYGASSSGSHKDLYPDTAVPDDTVDKTFGKRLASMLGSIPAPPAMASEPSAAGKSVGALSAVSPSSIRVTAGIIQLDGLTFTGVSERWPLQKNGDFSLLLSFTVESDVLSKPVGFEQATRMSTIPMVLRSGMYLFFVSAMILLLSYKVGSCICSR from the exons ATGAGCAGCAGCCTGTCACCGCTCGacgcctcgccggcggcggaggtcccCCTCGCCCCGGGCTTCCGCTTCCACCCCACCGACGAGGAGCTCGTCTCCTactacctccgccgccgcgtcctcggccgccgcctccgcgtcgACGCCATCGCCGAGGTCGACCTCTACCGCCTCGAGCCCTGGgacctcccctccctctcccgcaTCCGGAGCCGCGACGCCCAGTGGTACTTCTTCGCGCGCCTCGACCGCAAGGTCGccggggccggcgccggcggccggggaggcCCGGGGAACAGGACCAACCGCGCCACGCCGCGGGGATACTGGAAGACCACGGGAAAGGACCGCGAGGTCTACCACCGCGGGAAGGCCGTCGGGATGAAGAAGACGCTCGTCTTCCACGCCGGCAGGGCGCCCAAGGGGGAGAGGAGCAACTGGGTCATGCACGAGTACCGACTCCTTGACGCGGACGGGCCCCAG GATCTGCACGTGGTGTGTAGAATCTTCCAGAAGCATGGTTCTGGACCACAGAATGGAGCGCAGTATGGTGCACCATACATGGAAGAGgaatgggaagaagaagatgatgctATTGAGAATGCACCAGCTAGTGGCACATCTGCTGGAATGGCTACAAACACATGTACTGTAGATGAGGAGTCGAATGAGGAGGATGAGAATGGATATTGTAAAACCAATGAGCTTGCTCAG GCCCATGGAATGCTCAGCTCACCAGAGATGGCCCCTCTCAAAGATCAAGGTTCCAAAGACACCAGTGAAGGAAGCTGTGCTGATGGTGTTATTTCTCTGGAGGAGATTATACAGGAACCTTTGTCAACTATTAATGCAGAGAATATAGGCAGATCTGAAGGGCAGAATGCCACTGATGATAACTTCAGTGTTGATGACTTATTATCTGCATGCCCCAGGAAAGATAATGACTATGTAGGTCAGGATGGCACTCTGAATGGGAGTTACCCGGCAGATGGCGATTACAACACACATTGGCCTTTGAGAGCATATAGCAATCAGAACTATGCCAATGGAACTCTTAGTGCTGAGGAGTTCTTTGACACACAGAATGATAGCAATGGGAATACATATTCAGAGTACCAGCAGGCTGATGGCTTTCCAGCACCTCACCAAGTGGATGGCAGTATGGTATTTTACGATGCTCCTTCTGATTACAACTTGGTGGATGGAAACGATGATTTCGTATATTTGAACGACCTCCTCAATGAGCCACTTGGAAATGAATCACTCTTTGACGGAAATGATATGATGGCTTACTTTGATGCCACGGAAAATGATTTCAAGTATGACATTTTGGGTTCTGCTCAGGGTTCAAATTATCAACTTGCTGACATGCCATCAGACTTTGCCCAAAAG GGTGATAACAAGGACAAGTTTGCACTTGATGGGATCTCCAAGCCTTCGGAAGCAAATGCTCAATACGGTGCATCTTCATCTGGTTCCCACAAGGATCTGTATCCAGATACTGCAGTACCAG ATGACACCGTTGATAAAACTTTTGGAAAGCGCCTTGCCAGCATGTTGGGCTCTATCCCGGCTCCACCTGCAATGGCATCAGAACCGTCAGCGGCCGGAAAATCTGTTGGCGCGCTCTCGGCTGTCAGCCCGAGCTCGATTCGTGTTACTGCTGGCATCATCCAACTCGATGGCCTCACTTTTACTGGTGTCTCTGAGCGGTGGCCCCTTCAGAAGAATGGAGACTTCAGTTTGCTTCTGTCTTTCACCGTGGAGAGTGATGTGTTGTCCAAGCCTGTTGGTTTTGAGCAGGCTACACGGATGAGCACCATCCCGATGGTGCTGCGCAGTGGCATGTATCTTTTCTTTGTATCAGCCATGATACTTCTGTTGAGCTACAAAGTAGGGTCGTGTATCTGCAGCAGGTAA